A single Crateriforma conspicua DNA region contains:
- a CDS encoding NHL repeat-containing protein, producing MLASLSLGALDRDHSGIAYHPVRESLFLLGRDGQIREIDPDDGSVLAEFPVRPTGGPFFSVDFGGIDVIESTGELLIAAENNARLRMMTPTGSFIQDVDLQRTGVSLGRVSDVSVDSDTGEVLIGDTSGSIYRMSPIVDQTVGTLRLDGDVDVRVAGEFETIGTIQLFVGDRPASGDFATIVADGAVTIDGDLQIYASTTLASEIGDSYRVISGDTLSGEFDNLIATDFETIVDDQAVFAFFQRAPRVDLVPSFISGPANVISGDEIQVQWTIGNFGSDPAVGPWFDEF from the coding sequence GTGCTCGCGTCACTGTCGCTCGGCGCCCTTGATCGTGACCATTCTGGTATCGCGTATCATCCGGTTCGTGAAAGCCTGTTCTTGCTTGGCCGCGACGGTCAGATTCGCGAGATCGATCCTGACGATGGATCCGTGCTCGCTGAGTTTCCGGTCAGACCAACCGGTGGTCCGTTCTTCAGTGTCGACTTCGGCGGAATCGACGTGATCGAATCCACGGGCGAGTTGCTGATTGCGGCGGAAAACAATGCGCGGCTGCGGATGATGACGCCAACTGGGTCTTTCATTCAAGATGTCGATCTGCAACGGACCGGCGTTTCGCTTGGTCGAGTGTCGGACGTATCGGTCGATTCTGATACTGGCGAGGTTTTGATTGGTGACACCAGTGGGTCCATCTATCGAATGTCGCCGATCGTTGATCAAACCGTCGGAACGCTTCGGCTGGACGGTGATGTCGACGTTCGTGTTGCGGGCGAGTTTGAAACGATCGGAACGATTCAGCTTTTCGTTGGCGATCGGCCTGCCAGCGGCGACTTTGCGACGATTGTCGCCGATGGTGCCGTGACGATTGACGGCGACTTGCAGATTTACGCATCGACAACGTTGGCGTCGGAGATTGGCGATTCGTATCGCGTGATCTCCGGGGACACGCTTTCGGGTGAATTCGATAACTTGATCGCAACCGACTTTGAAACGATCGTCGACGATCAAGCCGTGTTCGCGTTCTTCCAGCGTGCTCCGCGAGTGGATTTGGTGCCTTCGTTCATCAGTGGCCCCGCCAACGTTATCTCGGGCGATGAGATTCAGGTGCAATGGACGATCGGAAACTTTGGTAGCGATCCCGCCGTCGGTCCGTGGTTCGATGAATTCTAG
- a CDS encoding DUF7619 domain-containing protein: MRGDAKGIDTSGDGLVDSFAVDLNADGTPEAIIPDYNGDGELRKSDFTNRNSVDIEALTPAQRDQYKIFQEFSDIQKGFRASSRFALQDPVISGRLDGDPIDQVDSKGSGGATTTVGDDQTTKPEKGKVRGERGRSFDPNEKVGPAGFGEQGFLRNGMSLPYTIFFENDPEKATLPAQEVFITEVLDEDFDLTTFELGDMMVGDRLIEVPSDRTAWSTELPLDDPEFDLILSIEAELDFPTRTVTWTFATIDAETGLLTAEFDAGFLPVNDETGRGEGQVNYSIRPKADLATGTELTGIAEIVFDVNDPLITNSTLNTIDIDPPQATVDQLPETSLALFKVSWEGIDVDGSGIANYDVFVATDDGPFEQWLDGVSGTSRFFRGEVGSEYAFYATATDNVGLRELSSPAVEATTRVVASPWTNQTNRYDVNARDGVTAADALGVINELLRRSYSDPETSVLPSTTPDGFSGPFLDVNQDGQATALDALQVINFLIRRSQTGEPESPSTSIASMPVPTATSVDQPDSKDELALDVHGDLATNLLRTSSGDSSSPDSDQTVSTSHDDWDVGLLSVLANTGPSDAESDQSTAALLKDEHLLGEWPIDQNGR, from the coding sequence TTGCGTGGCGACGCGAAGGGCATCGACACCAGCGGAGACGGTCTCGTCGATTCGTTCGCCGTCGATCTCAACGCCGACGGCACACCAGAAGCGATCATTCCTGACTACAACGGCGACGGTGAACTAAGAAAATCCGACTTCACCAATAGGAATTCCGTCGACATCGAAGCACTAACGCCTGCGCAGAGAGATCAATATAAGATCTTTCAAGAATTTTCAGATATACAAAAAGGATTTCGAGCCTCCTCTCGTTTCGCCCTACAAGACCCTGTCATCTCCGGTCGCCTGGATGGCGACCCGATCGATCAAGTCGATTCCAAAGGCAGCGGTGGGGCGACAACAACTGTCGGCGATGATCAAACGACAAAGCCTGAAAAAGGAAAAGTGCGAGGCGAGCGTGGTCGGTCGTTTGACCCCAATGAAAAAGTCGGACCGGCTGGATTCGGCGAACAAGGTTTTCTCCGTAACGGCATGTCACTGCCCTACACGATCTTCTTCGAGAACGATCCCGAGAAGGCGACTTTGCCGGCCCAAGAAGTCTTCATCACCGAAGTCCTGGACGAAGATTTCGACCTAACCACCTTCGAGCTCGGTGACATGATGGTCGGTGATCGTCTGATCGAAGTTCCGTCGGACCGAACCGCTTGGTCGACCGAACTTCCGCTGGACGACCCTGAGTTTGATCTAATTCTTTCAATCGAGGCCGAGCTCGACTTCCCGACTCGAACCGTCACCTGGACCTTCGCAACGATCGATGCCGAAACCGGACTGTTGACCGCCGAATTCGACGCCGGGTTCCTGCCGGTCAACGATGAAACCGGTCGCGGTGAAGGACAAGTCAACTATTCGATCCGCCCCAAAGCCGATCTGGCCACCGGCACTGAGTTGACCGGCATTGCGGAAATCGTCTTTGACGTCAACGATCCGCTGATCACCAACAGCACACTCAATACGATCGACATCGACCCGCCACAGGCGACCGTCGATCAGCTGCCCGAAACATCGCTAGCCCTGTTCAAGGTTTCTTGGGAAGGCATCGACGTTGATGGTTCGGGGATCGCAAACTACGACGTCTTTGTTGCAACCGACGACGGTCCTTTCGAGCAATGGCTTGACGGCGTCAGTGGAACGAGTCGTTTCTTCCGCGGCGAAGTCGGTAGCGAGTATGCGTTCTACGCGACCGCCACTGACAACGTTGGTCTCCGCGAATTATCATCACCGGCGGTGGAAGCGACCACTCGGGTGGTCGCTAGCCCGTGGACCAACCAGACAAATCGCTATGACGTCAATGCACGCGACGGCGTGACGGCGGCGGATGCTTTGGGCGTCATTAACGAATTGTTGCGGCGGTCGTACAGCGATCCTGAGACATCGGTTTTGCCGTCGACAACGCCCGACGGTTTTTCGGGTCCGTTTCTGGACGTGAACCAGGACGGTCAGGCGACCGCACTTGATGCCCTGCAAGTGATCAACTTTTTGATCCGTCGATCGCAAACGGGCGAACCCGAATCGCCGTCTACGTCGATTGCATCGATGCCTGTTCCGACGGCGACGTCCGTGGATCAGCCTGATTCAAAGGACGAACTGGCACTGGACGTTCATGGTGACCTGGCAACCAATCTTTTGCGCACCAGTTCTGGGGACAGTTCCAGTCCTGACTCCGACCAAACAGTGTCGACCAGCCATGACGACTGGGACGTGGGGCTGTTGAGTGTCTTGGCGAATACCGGCCCGAGCGATGCAGAGTCTGACCAGTCGACGGCGGCGTTGTTGAAAGACGAGCATCTTCTGGGCGAATGGCCGATCGACCAAAACGGCAGATAA
- the hsdR gene encoding EcoAI/FtnUII family type I restriction enzme subunit R produces the protein MDSIDKKSLSERDICTQFITPSITAAGWDLHAQVREEVTFTDGRVIVKGRSTARGPKKRADYVLYYKPGIPLAIVEAKDNKHTIGDGMQQALSYSHEDCLDVPFAISSNGDGFLIHDRTGTYPETEFQIPLDRFPAPDDLWQRYLRWRGIDDQAEQIVDQDFHDDGSGKSPRYYQTKAINRSVEAIASGKDRVLLVMATGTGKTYTAFQIIWRLWKSGAKKRILFLADRNILVDQTKTNDFKPFGGAMTKIRNRKADKSFEIFLSLYQAITGPEESDKVYKEFSPDFFDLIVIDECHRGSAKDDSAWREVLDYFSSATHLGMTATPKETQYVSNIHYFGDPIYTYSLRQGIDDGFLAPYKVIRVDIDKDLQGWRPTKGQLDKHGNLIEDRIYNQKDFDKSLVLEPRTQLVAQRITEFLQATNPYDKTIVFCDDIDHAERMRQALVNCNPELVGEDDRYVVRITGDNKEGKEQLDFFIDPESRYPVIATTSKLMTTGVDAKTCKLVVLDQRIQSMTEFKQIIGRGTRIDEDFGKLFFTIMDFKKATELFADPDFDGDPIPDEDYDPLSGGEGAGGDPGAGDTGGDDPSLPKPGAKKYYVLDTEVSVVAERIQYYGPDGKLITESLRDYTKKKVMSRFASMDEFLQTWNAADKKAAIMSEFEEQGVLFEALADDIGKDLDPFDMLCHVVYGQPPLTRQERAENVRKRDYFTKYGTQARAVLEALLEKYANQGILAIESMDVLKVDPLDDMGTPVEIIKLFGGKDAYLAALKDLETQLYASAT, from the coding sequence ATGGACTCAATCGACAAGAAGTCGCTGAGTGAACGCGACATTTGCACCCAATTCATCACCCCCAGCATCACGGCTGCGGGTTGGGATCTGCATGCGCAGGTGCGTGAAGAGGTCACGTTCACCGATGGTCGCGTCATCGTGAAAGGGCGATCCACGGCGCGAGGACCCAAGAAACGTGCCGACTATGTCCTCTATTACAAACCCGGTATCCCGCTTGCCATTGTCGAAGCCAAAGACAACAAGCACACCATCGGGGATGGGATGCAGCAGGCGCTGTCCTACTCCCACGAAGATTGCCTCGACGTTCCGTTCGCGATCAGCAGCAATGGGGACGGCTTTCTCATTCACGACCGTACGGGGACCTATCCGGAAACTGAATTTCAAATCCCTCTCGATCGGTTCCCAGCACCTGACGATCTTTGGCAACGCTACCTTCGATGGCGCGGCATCGACGACCAAGCCGAGCAAATCGTCGACCAGGACTTCCACGACGATGGATCGGGCAAGTCACCCAGGTACTACCAAACTAAGGCAATCAACCGCAGCGTCGAAGCCATCGCGTCCGGGAAAGATCGTGTTTTGCTGGTCATGGCAACCGGTACCGGTAAAACTTACACCGCTTTCCAAATCATCTGGCGATTGTGGAAGTCTGGGGCAAAGAAACGCATCCTGTTCCTAGCTGACCGAAACATTCTGGTCGACCAAACCAAGACAAATGATTTCAAGCCATTCGGCGGCGCGATGACCAAAATCCGCAATCGGAAGGCGGACAAGTCATTCGAGATCTTTCTGTCGCTCTACCAGGCCATCACCGGTCCAGAGGAAAGCGACAAGGTTTACAAAGAATTTTCCCCTGACTTCTTTGATCTCATCGTGATCGACGAATGCCATCGCGGCAGCGCCAAGGACGATTCCGCATGGCGGGAGGTGCTCGATTACTTCAGCAGCGCGACGCATCTGGGGATGACCGCCACGCCCAAGGAGACCCAGTACGTCTCCAACATTCATTACTTTGGCGACCCCATCTACACCTACTCACTGCGACAGGGGATCGATGACGGATTCCTCGCTCCCTACAAAGTCATCCGGGTCGACATCGACAAAGACCTCCAAGGGTGGCGCCCCACCAAAGGTCAATTGGATAAACACGGCAACCTCATCGAAGATCGAATCTACAACCAAAAAGATTTCGACAAATCTCTCGTTCTGGAGCCACGCACCCAACTCGTCGCCCAGCGGATCACCGAGTTCCTACAAGCGACCAACCCCTACGACAAAACGATCGTGTTCTGCGATGACATCGACCATGCCGAGCGAATGCGGCAAGCCTTGGTCAACTGCAACCCGGAATTGGTCGGCGAGGACGACCGGTATGTCGTCCGCATTACTGGGGACAACAAAGAAGGCAAAGAACAACTGGATTTCTTCATCGACCCCGAGTCACGTTATCCCGTCATAGCGACGACATCCAAACTGATGACAACGGGAGTGGACGCCAAGACCTGCAAACTCGTCGTCCTGGACCAACGCATTCAGTCGATGACCGAGTTCAAGCAGATCATCGGGCGTGGAACTCGGATCGACGAAGACTTCGGCAAGCTCTTCTTTACCATCATGGACTTCAAAAAGGCCACCGAGTTGTTTGCCGATCCCGACTTCGACGGCGATCCGATTCCGGACGAAGACTACGATCCTCTGTCCGGTGGTGAAGGCGCCGGTGGCGATCCAGGTGCGGGCGACACTGGCGGCGATGATCCGTCACTACCAAAGCCGGGAGCCAAGAAATACTATGTCTTGGATACCGAGGTGAGCGTTGTCGCCGAGCGCATCCAGTACTACGGCCCGGACGGCAAGCTTATCACCGAATCCCTTCGCGACTACACCAAGAAGAAAGTCATGTCGCGATTCGCCTCCATGGACGAATTCCTTCAAACCTGGAATGCTGCCGATAAGAAAGCCGCGATCATGTCCGAGTTCGAGGAACAGGGCGTCTTGTTTGAGGCACTCGCGGACGACATCGGTAAAGATCTCGACCCCTTCGACATGTTGTGCCACGTCGTGTACGGGCAACCACCTCTGACAAGGCAAGAGAGAGCCGAGAACGTCAGGAAGCGTGACTACTTCACCAAGTACGGAACTCAAGCACGAGCCGTCCTAGAAGCGTTGTTGGAAAAGTACGCCAATCAGGGCATCCTCGCCATCGAGAGCATGGACGTGCTCAAGGTCGACCCACTCGATGACATGGGGACGCCCGTCGAAATCATCAAACTTTTCGGTGGAAAAGATGCCTACCTCGCAGCGCTCAAAGACCTAGAGACCCAACTCTACGCAAGTGCTACCTAG
- a CDS encoding type I restriction-modification system subunit M: MSISTTIKSIQDIMRRDAGTYGDAQRIEQIAWMFFLKILDDRETEEELLEDDFKSPIPDKYRWRNWATDDEGMTGDTLLDFVDNGLLPALKTLTVSAANPRAAVIRSAFDDANQYMKNGTLMRQVINKINEIDFNNSKDRHLFGDVYEQILKDLQSAGNAGEFYTPRAVTQFMVQQVAPQLGEQILDPACGTGGFLTAVIDYIRDETGQVKKPAHEETLQASIHGVEKKHLPHILCTTNLLLHGIDVPSQIRHDNTLSRPLRDYGPKDRVDVIVTNPPFGGMEEDGIELNFPKAFQTRETADLFLVLIMHLLKDGGRGAIVLPDGTLFGEGVKTRIKERLLDECNLHTIVRLPNGVFNPYTGIKTNLLFFTKGKPTKDIWFYEHPYPPGAKSYNKTKPIAISEFDAEKKWWGKPDTRGGFNGRKASELAWKVSAAEIKENGYNLDIKNPHTVDTGRGDPDELLAELESIRAASRQTLDQLKSELAAALASSESKT, from the coding sequence ATGTCAATCAGCACCACGATCAAGTCCATCCAAGACATCATGCGCAGGGACGCGGGCACCTACGGGGACGCCCAGCGGATCGAGCAGATCGCATGGATGTTCTTCCTGAAAATCCTCGATGATCGCGAGACCGAAGAAGAACTGCTCGAAGACGACTTCAAATCGCCGATTCCCGACAAGTATCGATGGCGGAACTGGGCAACCGATGATGAAGGCATGACGGGGGACACGTTGCTCGACTTCGTCGACAATGGGCTGCTTCCCGCACTGAAAACTTTGACGGTCTCAGCGGCCAATCCGCGGGCCGCTGTGATCCGATCCGCCTTCGACGACGCCAACCAATACATGAAGAACGGCACGTTGATGCGCCAAGTCATCAACAAGATCAACGAGATCGACTTCAACAACAGCAAAGACCGGCACCTCTTCGGCGACGTTTACGAGCAAATTCTCAAAGACTTGCAATCGGCGGGCAATGCGGGCGAGTTCTATACCCCGCGAGCCGTCACCCAATTCATGGTCCAGCAAGTCGCCCCGCAACTTGGCGAGCAAATCCTCGACCCCGCATGCGGCACCGGCGGCTTCTTGACCGCCGTCATCGACTACATCCGCGATGAAACCGGTCAAGTCAAAAAGCCCGCCCACGAAGAGACCCTGCAAGCCAGTATCCACGGCGTCGAGAAAAAGCACCTGCCGCACATCCTCTGCACCACCAACCTGCTGCTGCACGGCATCGACGTCCCCTCGCAAATCCGCCACGACAACACGCTCAGCCGTCCGCTGCGAGACTACGGCCCGAAAGATCGTGTGGACGTGATCGTCACCAACCCACCGTTCGGCGGCATGGAAGAAGACGGCATCGAGCTGAACTTCCCCAAAGCGTTTCAAACCCGCGAAACGGCCGATCTGTTCCTCGTCCTCATCATGCACCTGCTCAAGGACGGCGGTCGCGGCGCGATCGTCTTGCCCGACGGCACGCTGTTCGGCGAAGGCGTGAAAACGCGGATCAAGGAGCGGCTACTCGACGAGTGCAACCTGCACACCATCGTCCGCCTGCCCAACGGAGTCTTCAATCCCTACACCGGCATCAAGACCAACCTACTGTTCTTCACCAAAGGGAAACCGACGAAAGACATCTGGTTTTACGAGCATCCGTACCCACCCGGCGCAAAGAGCTACAACAAAACCAAGCCCATCGCTATCAGCGAGTTTGACGCGGAGAAGAAGTGGTGGGGCAAGCCGGATACGCGGGGCGGATTCAATGGCCGCAAAGCGAGCGAGCTGGCATGGAAAGTCAGCGCCGCCGAGATCAAAGAGAACGGCTATAACCTCGACATCAAGAACCCGCACACTGTCGACACCGGCCGCGGCGATCCCGATGAACTGCTGGCCGAACTGGAGTCGATCCGCGCCGCCAGCCGCCAGACGCTCGACCAGCTCAAGAGTGAACTCGCCGCCGCTTTGGCTTCGTCGGAGTCAAAGACGTAG
- a CDS encoding PDDEXK nuclease domain-containing protein: MPDITQPNTPSQFTELLGTIQFVDQRLASHASRAVNTSLTVRNWLIGFYIVEFEQHGEDRAEYGDKLISKLGAELKGRGLRGVSQRELRRYRTFYMTYPEIRGSLTPEFHKLLPAGDLEKWEALAPISEPIRDSASPVSTADLLTRLSFTHIVEILRTDTAEKRDFYAAQCISGGWSVRELKRQIASQLFERSELSTDKAKLNELTNADAEIQPSSLTIRDPYIFEFLGLKPTEVMSESHLEDQLLDKLQEFLLELGEGFCFEARQKRILIGETHNFIDLVFYHRILKCHVLVELKLEQFSYENIGQLNTYVSWFDRNVRGEGDNPPVGILLCTERDKSLVEYALAGMDNSLFVSRYQLQLPSKETLRAQIEAERRRLESASEGGEP; this comes from the coding sequence ATGCCTGACATCACCCAGCCAAATACACCATCGCAGTTCACCGAACTGCTTGGCACCATCCAGTTCGTGGACCAGCGACTTGCCAGCCACGCCTCCCGAGCTGTCAACACCAGCCTGACCGTGCGGAATTGGCTGATCGGATTCTACATCGTCGAATTTGAGCAGCATGGTGAAGATCGAGCCGAATACGGCGACAAGCTGATTTCGAAACTGGGTGCCGAGCTGAAGGGGCGCGGTCTGCGTGGGGTCAGCCAACGCGAACTCCGGCGTTATCGCACCTTCTACATGACGTATCCGGAGATTCGGGGGTCACTGACCCCCGAATTCCATAAGTTGCTGCCAGCCGGTGATTTAGAAAAATGGGAGGCGCTGGCCCCCATTTCTGAACCAATTCGGGACTCAGCGAGTCCCGTTTCAACCGCCGATCTCCTGACAAGACTCTCGTTCACTCACATCGTAGAGATTCTGCGCACCGACACGGCGGAAAAACGCGACTTTTATGCTGCCCAGTGCATCTCTGGCGGCTGGTCCGTTCGCGAACTCAAACGCCAGATCGCTAGCCAGCTTTTCGAACGCAGCGAACTTTCCACCGACAAGGCGAAGCTCAACGAACTCACCAACGCTGACGCTGAAATCCAGCCCTCCTCACTGACCATTCGCGACCCGTACATCTTCGAATTTCTGGGGCTGAAGCCCACTGAGGTGATGAGCGAATCGCACCTGGAAGACCAGCTCCTCGACAAGCTGCAGGAGTTTCTATTGGAGCTGGGCGAGGGTTTTTGCTTTGAGGCACGGCAGAAACGCATCCTCATCGGGGAAACGCACAACTTCATCGATCTGGTCTTCTACCACCGCATTCTCAAGTGCCACGTGCTGGTCGAATTGAAGTTAGAGCAGTTCAGTTACGAAAACATCGGGCAACTGAACACCTACGTCAGTTGGTTCGACCGCAACGTGCGCGGCGAAGGCGACAATCCGCCCGTTGGCATCCTCCTGTGTACCGAACGCGACAAGTCGCTGGTTGAATACGCACTGGCCGGAATGGACAACTCGCTATTTGTCTCGCGGTATCAACTGCAACTGCCCAGCAAAGAAACGCTGCGAGCACAGATCGAAGCGGAACGCAGGCGGTTGGAGTCGGCCAGCGAAGGAGGTGAGCCATGA
- a CDS encoding restriction endonuclease subunit S, with amino-acid sequence MSLAEPMESSVWESPEWQEAVRQNTGLKPFFDNLESFVELPEGVEKLRDLVLELAVRGKTVAQNHDDEPANSALERIKSEQTALVESKDIRKPKKTLPIDEVPFAVPNGWAWTRLGDVCFVITDGVHKTPTYVSEGVPFLSIKDISSGKLDFSSTRYVTREAHEKMIERCHPKRGDLLFTRIGTLGTNVVVDCDVEFSIFVSVGLIKYPQHEIDSRFLSYLMNSPPLHRQYQEVKAGGSHTDKLNLGDMPQLLIPFPPLAEQRRIVSKVEGMMSLCDTLESHRLARESVRERASRSVLASLTSAPRTACTPQRPKAAEPNGERQGASRRFSDGDVSPDSPTASALSLTEAAPKAQRRASGVETLASAWQRLSDHFEVLLDRPETLAHLRQSILQLAVQGKLVPQDPNDEPASSLLAKDYELPAEYKRKRKIVKKTPVNTPEDLLIELPQSWEYVVIQDLYDKNIIVDYADGNHGALYPRKHEFGKTGETFVSAKDLAGGRVVWDSCSKLNKEKASQLTKGWAEGGDVLLTHNATVGRVALVEPEASRFLLGTSVTFYRLNADAIIPEFLYLVFQAPVWQGQMGAIMAQTTRNQVSIQKQAFFQVPLPPLAEQKRIVSKVSVLLSQLDELSARLRSRQSTTDVLLTALIHQILEGSK; translated from the coding sequence ATGAGTTTGGCCGAACCGATGGAATCATCTGTGTGGGAGTCGCCGGAGTGGCAGGAAGCGGTCCGCCAGAATACCGGCTTAAAGCCGTTCTTCGACAACCTTGAGTCGTTTGTGGAGTTGCCGGAGGGAGTTGAAAAGCTGCGCGATTTGGTTTTGGAACTGGCTGTTCGCGGAAAGACAGTAGCTCAAAATCACGACGATGAACCAGCGAACAGCGCGCTTGAACGAATTAAGTCTGAACAGACTGCGCTCGTTGAATCGAAAGACATCCGAAAACCCAAGAAAACCCTTCCGATTGATGAAGTGCCATTTGCAGTCCCAAACGGTTGGGCGTGGACGCGACTCGGCGACGTATGTTTTGTCATCACAGATGGTGTTCACAAGACTCCCACCTATGTCAGCGAAGGCGTTCCATTCCTATCAATTAAGGACATTAGCAGTGGCAAGCTCGATTTCTCATCGACGCGATACGTAACGCGAGAAGCCCATGAGAAGATGATTGAGCGATGCCACCCAAAGCGCGGTGATCTACTATTCACCCGAATTGGAACGCTGGGCACTAACGTAGTTGTTGATTGCGATGTCGAGTTCAGCATTTTCGTAAGCGTGGGACTCATCAAGTATCCGCAGCATGAAATTGATTCGCGGTTTCTCAGTTATCTGATGAACTCACCACCGCTGCATCGACAATACCAAGAAGTTAAGGCTGGTGGTTCGCACACGGACAAACTAAATCTTGGTGACATGCCACAATTGTTGATCCCTTTTCCACCTCTCGCCGAACAGCGTCGGATCGTGTCGAAGGTGGAGGGGATGATGTCGTTGTGCGATACGTTGGAATCGCATCGGCTGGCGCGCGAGAGTGTGCGAGAGCGAGCCAGCCGCAGCGTGCTTGCGAGCCTGACCAGCGCGCCCCGCACAGCCTGCACGCCTCAGCGGCCCAAAGCCGCGGAACCGAATGGTGAGCGGCAAGGCGCTAGCCGCCGGTTTTCCGATGGTGACGTTTCCCCTGATTCACCGACGGCTAGCGCCTTGTCGCTCACAGAAGCTGCCCCGAAGGCGCAGCGTCGAGCCAGTGGAGTGGAAACGCTCGCCAGTGCGTGGCAGCGTCTGAGCGATCACTTCGAGGTCCTGCTCGACCGGCCCGAAACCCTCGCCCACCTCCGCCAGTCCATCCTCCAGCTCGCCGTCCAAGGCAAACTCGTCCCCCAAGACCCAAACGACGAACCGGCGAGTTCACTGCTTGCGAAAGACTACGAACTACCAGCGGAATACAAACGGAAACGGAAGATCGTTAAGAAAACGCCAGTCAACACACCAGAAGACCTACTGATTGAGTTGCCCCAGTCTTGGGAATACGTAGTCATTCAAGACTTGTACGACAAGAATATCATCGTTGACTACGCTGACGGGAATCACGGGGCGCTCTACCCTCGCAAACATGAATTCGGTAAGACAGGCGAAACTTTTGTCTCGGCAAAAGACCTCGCTGGTGGGCGAGTAGTTTGGGATTCATGCAGCAAACTCAACAAGGAAAAGGCCTCGCAATTAACCAAAGGATGGGCAGAGGGCGGTGACGTTCTACTAACGCACAATGCCACCGTCGGTCGCGTGGCGTTAGTGGAACCTGAGGCTAGTCGATTCTTACTCGGAACATCGGTCACTTTCTATCGACTGAACGCTGATGCGATCATCCCTGAGTTCTTGTACCTCGTCTTTCAAGCGCCGGTTTGGCAAGGGCAGATGGGTGCGATCATGGCACAGACAACGCGGAACCAAGTAAGTATTCAGAAGCAAGCATTCTTCCAAGTGCCGTTGCCCCCGTTAGCCGAACAAAAGCGGATCGTGTCGAAGGTGTCGGTCCTTTTGTCGCAGCTCGACGAGTTGTCCGCGCGATTGCGTTCCCGCCAGTCCACCACCGACGTCCTCCTCACCGCCCTCATCCATCAAATCCTGGAGGGCAGCAAGTGA
- a CDS encoding redox-sensing transcriptional repressor Rex, with protein sequence MNDAANDSCDDDPSPEDLRQIAADLPRAAVGRLSLYHRELHRVLAGGTTSINSREMGKLVDVSPAVVRRDLSSLGSVGRRGVGYDVADLADRIGMLLGSGVRWKVILVGVGSLGDALLRYRGFDQLGFHLAVAFDIDPAKIGRKLGGIRVADFNMLEGVCASIQPDLGILAVPVDAAPEVASKLVGVGVTGILNFTPMTIKLPSSVAVINVDLARELQRLAFAVHANR encoded by the coding sequence ATGAACGACGCGGCCAACGATTCATGCGACGACGATCCGTCACCCGAAGACCTCCGTCAGATCGCCGCCGATCTGCCCCGTGCCGCCGTCGGCCGACTGTCCCTGTACCACCGTGAATTGCATCGCGTCCTGGCCGGTGGAACGACGTCGATCAACAGCCGCGAAATGGGCAAACTGGTCGACGTTTCCCCCGCCGTCGTCCGCCGTGACCTCAGTTCACTGGGCAGCGTGGGCCGCCGCGGGGTGGGTTACGACGTTGCCGATTTGGCCGATCGCATCGGCATGTTGCTGGGCAGCGGCGTCCGGTGGAAAGTCATCCTGGTGGGCGTCGGATCGCTGGGCGACGCCCTGCTGCGATACCGCGGCTTTGACCAATTGGGGTTTCACCTGGCGGTCGCCTTCGACATCGATCCGGCAAAAATCGGCCGCAAGCTGGGCGGGATCCGGGTCGCCGACTTCAACATGCTCGAAGGCGTGTGCGCGTCGATCCAGCCCGATCTGGGAATCCTGGCCGTCCCCGTCGATGCCGCCCCGGAGGTCGCGTCGAAACTGGTGGGCGTCGGCGTCACCGGCATCTTGAATTTCACGCCGATGACGATCAAATTGCCGTCATCGGTGGCGGTGATCAACGTCGATCTGGCTCGCGAACTGCAACGACTGGCCTTCGCCGTTCACGCCAACCGATGA